The following proteins come from a genomic window of Chlamydiales bacterium:
- a CDS encoding ATP-binding protein encodes MGFRQKILLSFLIIFLIFAICIYPIVHGLIGWIQEKNFKNRTLQLVQNLRLAPNLDSLIQQVEELEKFLFFRISLFDPRVGYIYDSHEATAGFSHEQLITQSGLDKVIKKKINYEVHFSPLFRQEIAYVAVQFNYQDKDYILQTAFPYEEIFRMIHDLTLTIFILGIVVLLSFSILSWFMIHLLTHPVEEIIQAIQPYQRGEIQQIPEIKIKRGIHWGDEFRKLAETFNSLSRHIDHQISSLVLEKNEKNAILESLLEGVIAVDEKMKIIYMNRMTEVFLGINERELVGQNFSFAHQKSCEDLIKEAQKTRQTLVLMIKPKGKQKRYLDAVAVPRIKGGAILVLQDKTSLHKVIELGRDFIANASHELKTPITIIRGFAETLHDHPELTREMYHEITDKIVTNCKRMDTLVKNLLTLAAVDEKLPDSRLQNCNLYHLMEQAKQTMLSIHPEAKILIKTKGEGPFDLMADNDLFFQAILNLLDNGIKYSKKEKEVTIHIEKYSKKFIIRVSDKGIGIPAEELERIFERFYAVDKRESRSLGGSGLGLSIVEPIIEKHRGKIEVESKIGQGTTFIITLPISKKVNV; translated from the coding sequence ATGGGATTTCGACAAAAAATTCTTCTCAGTTTTCTGATAATTTTTCTGATTTTTGCAATATGTATCTATCCGATTGTCCATGGTCTGATTGGATGGATTCAAGAAAAGAACTTCAAAAATCGCACCTTACAGCTCGTCCAAAACCTACGACTCGCTCCAAATCTTGATTCTTTAATTCAACAAGTAGAAGAATTAGAGAAATTTCTTTTTTTTAGAATTAGCCTTTTTGATCCACGAGTAGGTTATATCTATGATTCTCATGAGGCTACTGCTGGTTTTAGTCATGAGCAACTTATCACTCAATCAGGATTGGATAAAGTCATTAAAAAAAAAATTAACTATGAAGTCCATTTTTCACCTCTATTTAGACAAGAGATCGCTTATGTAGCTGTTCAATTTAATTATCAAGACAAAGATTACATCCTTCAAACTGCCTTTCCTTATGAAGAGATTTTTAGAATGATTCATGATCTAACCCTAACCATTTTCATTTTAGGGATAGTTGTCCTACTCTCATTTAGTATTTTATCTTGGTTTATGATTCATCTTCTTACTCATCCTGTTGAGGAGATTATTCAAGCCATACAACCCTATCAGAGAGGAGAAATACAACAGATCCCTGAAATCAAGATAAAAAGGGGGATCCATTGGGGAGATGAATTTAGAAAATTAGCTGAAACTTTTAACTCTCTTTCTCGTCATATTGATCATCAGATCTCTTCTCTTGTTTTGGAGAAAAATGAAAAAAATGCGATTCTTGAATCTCTTCTTGAAGGAGTGATTGCAGTTGATGAGAAGATGAAGATTATTTATATGAATCGAATGACAGAAGTATTTTTAGGCATTAATGAAAGAGAATTAGTTGGGCAGAATTTTTCATTTGCTCATCAAAAATCTTGCGAAGATCTTATTAAAGAGGCACAAAAAACGCGTCAAACTCTTGTGCTGATGATTAAACCAAAAGGTAAGCAAAAAAGATATCTTGATGCAGTTGCTGTTCCACGGATAAAGGGAGGAGCAATTTTAGTTTTACAGGATAAAACTAGCCTTCATAAAGTGATTGAACTTGGAAGAGATTTTATTGCGAATGCTTCTCATGAACTTAAAACACCCATTACGATTATTCGAGGATTCGCAGAAACACTTCATGATCATCCAGAGCTAACGCGTGAAATGTATCATGAAATTACTGATAAGATTGTCACCAACTGTAAACGGATGGATACATTAGTAAAGAATTTACTTACTCTTGCTGCAGTTGATGAAAAACTTCCAGATTCTCGTCTTCAAAATTGCAATCTCTACCATTTGATGGAGCAAGCAAAACAGACAATGCTATCCATTCATCCTGAAGCAAAAATCTTGATCAAAACAAAAGGAGAAGGTCCTTTTGATTTAATGGCTGATAATGATTTATTTTTTCAAGCCATTCTTAATTTGTTAGATAATGGAATTAAATACTCAAAAAAAGAGAAAGAAGTCACCATTCACATCGAAAAATATTCCAAGAAGTTTATTATTCGAGTCTCAGATAAAGGGATCGGTATTCCTGCTGAAGAATTAGAACGCATTTTTGAGCGTTTTTATGCTGTTGACAAGCGAGAATCTCGTAGTTTAGGTGGATCAGGGCTGGGACTTTCAATTGTTGAACCTATTATTGAAAAACATCGAGGGAAAATTGAAGTTGAGTCGAAAATAGGCCAAGGAACAACTTTTATTATAACTCTTCCTATCTCTAAGAAGGTCAATGTCTAA
- a CDS encoding dual specificity protein phosphatase has translation MEPISTDNTFPKLEKKVQEIVPLRYERQKFGDLIKGLGRSPTIQTLAVSILFTGCSLVILLVNAPSWVVVACIVSSFGVGLVVGLELQLTFVDKGKQKFEFEYSMLRRMLAQQDYHQVFEVGNSKIFLGALPNRLVNDAKYLFYTEKVEAFLSLNELWEVTQPNGLVLPYTEIDYQGLDNKIILKRILAEDHVPLNIDQLNEAADFIDQQVKEEKNIYVHCRAGVGRSAMGIAAYLMKYQNFTVNEACQLIKEKRPRSSIYKKRDALMAYQAHLIEDNSKKDNNKVIEKMDEMAEYLYHSSEIIGNEFPFIGRVAHALKYKENKDSPSIFCDSKLNDGSRLKWIYQTYQKYCLAKRLKSQEAAQKDERNNELNQIFPVSKK, from the coding sequence ATGGAGCCAATCTCGACAGATAATACTTTCCCTAAGCTTGAGAAGAAAGTGCAAGAGATTGTGCCTTTGCGCTACGAGCGGCAAAAATTTGGGGATTTAATTAAAGGTCTTGGACGTTCTCCTACTATCCAAACCCTGGCTGTATCGATTCTATTTACTGGCTGTTCTTTAGTTATTCTCCTTGTCAATGCTCCTTCTTGGGTGGTCGTTGCTTGTATAGTCAGTAGCTTTGGAGTAGGATTAGTGGTTGGATTAGAGTTACAACTCACTTTTGTTGATAAAGGAAAGCAAAAATTTGAATTTGAGTATAGTATGCTTAGACGTATGTTAGCTCAACAAGACTATCATCAAGTTTTTGAAGTCGGAAACTCAAAAATTTTTCTAGGAGCTCTTCCAAATCGTTTAGTCAATGACGCAAAGTACCTTTTTTACACTGAAAAGGTAGAAGCATTTTTATCCCTTAACGAACTTTGGGAAGTAACCCAGCCAAATGGTCTTGTTCTTCCCTATACCGAAATCGATTATCAAGGGTTGGATAATAAGATTATTCTTAAAAGAATTCTTGCCGAAGACCATGTTCCTTTAAATATAGATCAGCTTAATGAAGCGGCAGATTTTATTGACCAACAAGTTAAAGAAGAGAAGAATATTTATGTTCATTGTCGTGCTGGGGTTGGACGTTCAGCGATGGGTATTGCAGCTTACTTGATGAAATATCAAAATTTTACAGTTAACGAAGCTTGTCAATTAATTAAAGAAAAAAGACCTAGATCGAGCATTTATAAAAAAAGAGATGCTCTAATGGCTTATCAAGCGCATCTTATAGAGGATAATAGTAAAAAGGACAATAACAAAGTTATTGAAAAAATGGATGAAATGGCTGAGTATCTCTATCACTCTTCAGAGATAATAGGAAATGAGTTTCCTTTTATCGGAAGGGTAGCGCATGCCTTAAAGTACAAAGAAAATAAGGACAGTCCTTCCATTTTTTGTGATTCAAAGTTGAACGACGGGAGTAGGTTGAAATGGATATACCAAACCTATCAGAAATATTGCTTAGCAAAAAGACTCAAATCGCAAGAAGCTGCACAGAAAGACGAGCGTAATAATGAGTTAAATCAAATATTCCCCGTATCAAAAAAATAA
- a CDS encoding DUF1494 domain-containing protein produces MWKKHSITLVEILISLTLITLLFTTLFFWYRHLHEKKGELTKLKQPYLEEYHAWQRLQEILPKAQHFFLGEGSTMVFCFDRGISRNPKLSNTVLGKIYHDPIMKTLCLAVWPNPIQYQRMDSPSLNLTLLDGVEPINTIALFEFYLPPDPFKKPIDPKGVDLSDKEGWNKEWNSSKLPAFVRINFLHYGKEKAFYFDLNQKIFYPLVKG; encoded by the coding sequence ATGTGGAAAAAACACTCAATTACACTGGTTGAAATTTTAATTTCCCTTACCTTAATCACTCTCTTATTCACTACCTTGTTTTTCTGGTATCGCCACCTTCATGAGAAAAAAGGAGAACTTACAAAACTTAAACAACCCTATTTAGAAGAATACCATGCATGGCAAAGACTCCAAGAGATTCTTCCAAAAGCCCAACATTTCTTCCTTGGTGAAGGATCTACCATGGTCTTTTGCTTTGATAGAGGGATCAGCAGAAATCCTAAACTCTCTAATACAGTGTTAGGGAAGATCTATCACGATCCCATCATGAAAACTCTTTGTCTAGCTGTTTGGCCCAATCCCATCCAATACCAAAGGATGGATTCTCCCTCATTGAATCTTACTCTTCTAGATGGCGTTGAACCAATAAATACGATAGCTCTATTTGAATTCTATCTTCCTCCAGATCCTTTTAAAAAACCCATTGATCCCAAAGGAGTCGATCTTAGTGATAAAGAAGGATGGAATAAAGAATGGAATAGTAGTAAATTGCCTGCTTTTGTGCGTATAAATTTTTTACACTATGGCAAAGAAAAAGCCTTCTATTTTGATCTGAATCAGAAAATTTTCTATCCTTTGGTGAAAGGATGA
- a CDS encoding type II secretion system protein gives MKRKKQSVTLIEIMIVILLIGLIGGALAFNMRGSMDKGKMFKTEQNISRLYDALMMEYAKGERNLNQIIEDRENILRECPFVKDGLTLLKDGWGNALLIKTDKDDNDLIITSPKMEHHERDF, from the coding sequence ATGAAAAGGAAAAAACAATCCGTTACACTAATTGAGATCATGATTGTGATCCTACTGATTGGCTTGATTGGTGGTGCTCTAGCATTTAATATGCGTGGAAGCATGGACAAAGGAAAAATGTTCAAAACTGAACAAAATATCTCTCGTCTTTATGATGCGTTGATGATGGAATATGCAAAAGGAGAACGCAATCTCAATCAGATCATTGAGGACCGAGAAAATATACTAAGAGAATGCCCTTTTGTCAAAGATGGACTGACTCTTCTTAAAGATGGTTGGGGAAATGCTCTATTGATTAAAACAGATAAGGATGACAATGACTTAATCATTACCTCTCCTAAAATGGAACATCATGAGAGAGACTTCTAA
- a CDS encoding type II secretion system F family protein, whose amino-acid sequence MLFEYSYINERKRKKRGVIEASNIDEAKTILRRQRLLLTSLEKVKQKKNTTYYLKKETLITFTTQLAALIEAGMPLYESLLSIAEQSHQEPFHPILITLCQQIKEGANLSEALTHFPKSFNRLYCNMVAAGEATGTLDKTLNKIVKLLSKQMQLKKQITTACIYPTLLFAFSLIVTLLLIVFVIPSLEELFEDRNVNRFTRCIMIFSQFLRTKWYYYIPLFMTMVFGIYSSLKSKKGRRWTQKQLLRLPILNRLIINIVITRFSGTMETLLKGGVSLIEALQISRKVMHNSLFEEVIEKAEKKIIEGSLLSIELKKSSLIPTLVSRMLSVSEESGTIALMFGKIADFYGEEVEKSLTRLTTLAQPIILIIMGGIVGTIMMAVLLPLTDVNAFL is encoded by the coding sequence ATGTTATTTGAGTATTCTTACATCAACGAGAGAAAAAGAAAAAAAAGAGGGGTAATTGAAGCTTCAAACATTGATGAAGCAAAAACAATTCTACGTCGACAAAGACTTTTACTTACTTCTTTAGAAAAAGTAAAACAAAAGAAAAACACAACTTATTATCTAAAAAAAGAAACGCTGATTACATTTACTACACAATTAGCTGCACTAATTGAAGCTGGAATGCCTCTTTACGAAAGTCTTCTTTCAATTGCAGAACAGTCCCATCAAGAACCATTTCATCCTATTTTAATCACCTTATGCCAACAAATTAAAGAAGGAGCTAACCTATCAGAAGCTCTAACACATTTTCCTAAAAGCTTCAATCGTCTCTATTGTAATATGGTTGCAGCCGGAGAAGCAACCGGTACCCTTGATAAAACACTCAATAAAATTGTTAAATTGCTATCTAAGCAAATGCAATTGAAAAAACAAATTACAACTGCATGTATCTACCCTACTCTTCTATTTGCTTTTTCTTTAATTGTGACCTTACTTCTTATTGTTTTTGTGATCCCTTCACTTGAAGAACTATTCGAAGATCGTAATGTCAATCGTTTTACAAGATGTATCATGATCTTTAGTCAGTTTCTTAGAACAAAATGGTACTACTATATTCCTCTTTTTATGACGATGGTCTTTGGTATCTATTCTAGTTTAAAATCAAAAAAAGGGAGAAGGTGGACCCAAAAACAGTTGTTGCGTCTACCTATTTTAAATCGATTAATCATCAATATTGTGATTACTCGTTTTTCTGGAACAATGGAGACTCTACTCAAAGGAGGGGTCTCTTTGATTGAAGCTCTACAAATCTCACGTAAAGTAATGCACAATTCTTTATTTGAAGAAGTGATTGAAAAGGCTGAGAAAAAAATTATTGAAGGCAGTTTGTTAAGTATTGAATTAAAAAAATCCTCTTTAATCCCCACTCTTGTTTCAAGAATGTTATCTGTAAGTGAAGAAAGCGGGACGATTGCATTGATGTTTGGAAAAATTGCTGATTTTTATGGAGAAGAGGTGGAAAAGAGTTTAACCCGCCTGACTACCTTAGCTCAACCGATTATTTTAATAATTATGGGGGGGATTGTTGGAACTATTATGATGGCTGTCCTTCTTCCACTAACAGATGTAAATGCATTTCTATAG
- the gspE gene encoding type II secretion system ATPase GspE — MVVESPLQLAIDLGIEICDKISLETLPKSFAKQVPYSFVRNHHILPIKEHQEVVTAASSNPLNLEAIDELRLILNKEIKIVYTPEEILLKAIDYCYHMQEGAASDFLAHLSDSNYSEKKHKENDLYDLLDIKEEAPIIRLLNLILTEAIQQEASDIHFEPFENDLKIRYRIDGVLQSRHAPPREYQSQLLTRIKVLAKLDIAEHRLPQDGRIKLKMGGREIDFRVSTVPILHGERIVLRILDKENVVLGINQLGMLPSVLNEFRKLISLSQGIVLVTGPTGSGKTTTLYSALWEIYNEETNIMTIEDPVEYKLRGIAQIAVHPKIGLNFAKGLRHILRQDPDVVMIGEIRDTETAEIAIQAALTGHLVFSTLHTNDAPSAVLRLIDMGIEPYLLSSTIVGVLAQRLVRCICPHCRRHYTPLETELYDLGIQANQLNGGKLYRGLGCQHCYGSGYKGRHAIYELMIASPMIQSLIAKNADIFEIRQEALKKQMISLREHGAHLVQAGITTSAEVARVSKRFD; from the coding sequence ATGGTCGTTGAGTCACCTCTTCAACTTGCAATAGATCTAGGCATTGAAATTTGTGATAAGATCTCTCTCGAAACACTTCCTAAAAGTTTTGCTAAACAAGTTCCCTATAGTTTCGTCCGCAACCATCATATTCTTCCAATTAAAGAGCACCAGGAGGTTGTGACTGCTGCTTCATCTAACCCCCTTAATCTTGAAGCGATTGATGAGTTACGTCTTATCCTGAATAAGGAAATCAAAATTGTCTACACTCCTGAAGAAATTCTTTTAAAAGCGATTGATTATTGTTACCACATGCAAGAAGGTGCTGCTTCAGATTTTCTTGCCCACCTATCCGATAGCAATTATTCTGAAAAAAAACACAAAGAAAATGATCTCTATGATCTGCTGGACATCAAAGAAGAAGCTCCTATTATCCGTCTCCTTAACTTAATTTTAACTGAAGCGATTCAACAAGAAGCCTCCGATATTCATTTTGAACCCTTTGAAAATGATTTAAAAATCCGTTATCGAATTGATGGGGTTCTACAATCACGCCATGCTCCTCCCCGAGAATATCAATCTCAGCTCCTTACAAGGATCAAAGTTTTAGCTAAACTTGATATTGCTGAACATCGTCTTCCTCAAGATGGACGTATTAAACTGAAAATGGGAGGAAGAGAAATTGATTTTCGTGTGAGTACCGTCCCTATTCTTCATGGAGAAAGAATTGTTTTAAGAATCTTAGATAAGGAAAACGTTGTCTTAGGCATCAATCAGCTAGGAATGCTCCCCTCTGTTCTTAATGAATTTCGTAAACTCATCTCTCTATCTCAGGGCATTGTTCTTGTTACGGGTCCAACAGGAAGTGGGAAAACGACTACTCTTTATAGCGCCTTATGGGAAATCTATAACGAAGAAACGAATATCATGACCATAGAAGATCCTGTTGAATACAAGCTCCGTGGGATTGCTCAGATTGCTGTTCATCCTAAAATTGGGCTCAATTTTGCAAAAGGACTACGCCATATTCTCCGACAAGATCCCGATGTCGTAATGATTGGGGAAATTCGTGATACCGAAACAGCTGAAATTGCAATCCAAGCTGCACTCACTGGTCACCTTGTATTTAGCACACTGCATACTAATGACGCTCCTTCAGCAGTTTTGCGTTTAATTGACATGGGAATTGAACCCTATCTACTTTCATCTACTATCGTTGGAGTCTTAGCACAACGACTTGTTCGTTGTATCTGTCCTCATTGTCGTAGACACTATACGCCTCTTGAGACCGAACTTTATGACCTAGGAATCCAAGCAAATCAGCTTAACGGAGGAAAGTTATATCGAGGATTGGGTTGTCAACACTGTTATGGATCAGGATATAAAGGAAGGCATGCAATTTACGAACTCATGATTGCCTCTCCCATGATTCAATCTCTTATTGCGAAAAATGCTGATATCTTTGAGATCAGACAAGAAGCTCTTAAAAAACAAATGATTTCTTTACGCGAGCATGGAGCCCATCTTGTACAAGCTGGAATTACAACTTCGGCAGAAGTGGCTCGTGTTTCAAAAAGATTTGATTAA
- a CDS encoding secretin N-terminal domain-containing protein, whose product MRKTIFILLLSITTIKINGQTIMEKKESFQRTHSDVDPNTLKELNHVNLELSEKRLAIEQLYEEAWEIYYTDRSNSDYSPILDEIQSLKREIQEIQQMWCDEVKSLIQNEEYALWNQPDITLQQLVIDYGSSDFIYLIPPEIGGMRISINSNLPIPRESWSECLELILAQSGIGFRQLNPYLRELYVMRNDPGGIKAMIDTTDQLNFYSPLSRICFLLTPNTMDPRGDLLFLRQFSNPITTKIEIIGGKIFITGSVETIQELLKLYTFSKSRNLGQDFQFVSLSKINAKEMELILNSAFHDGKISTESSTLRVITLNSLSQSLFLSGNEEDLKKAIDLIRDVESQIGDPQAKTVFWYTTKHSQAEELASVLAQIYNLLLDQNLSLNRKKEGSEELSHKREKNEMLVTHTLSSQEGEARVSHKTADGCNNFIVDPKTGAIIMVVEQEALPKIKELLKKLDVPKKMVQIEVLLLEKKVSNSNKSGLNLLRLGSEATQTNSKNIKWNIGPVGGIFEFLISRQKGSGLPAYDLAYQFLLGQEDVQINASPSVTTINQTPATIAIVEEISIDGGADSNQNNIYHRAQYGITMEITPTINTDESEESEDFITLDTDITFDTTRNNTNHRPDVTRRHIKNHVRIADGQTVILGGLRRKNSQEMKESIPFLGEIPGIGKLFSHTDIHDSHSEMFIFITPKIIADPIKDGEKLRLQTLKARPGDLPEFLHELLEAQKREKKHLFEGSLTALFGRRETKNLDNMKNRYRTGEYNGR is encoded by the coding sequence ATGAGAAAAACTATCTTCATTCTTTTGCTCTCTATTACGACGATCAAGATCAATGGACAGACGATTATGGAAAAAAAAGAGAGTTTTCAACGTACCCATAGTGATGTTGATCCAAACACTCTTAAAGAGCTAAATCATGTTAATCTAGAGCTCAGTGAGAAACGGTTAGCTATTGAACAGCTCTATGAAGAAGCTTGGGAGATTTACTACACAGATCGCTCAAACAGTGATTATTCCCCAATTTTGGATGAAATTCAAAGCCTTAAAAGAGAGATTCAAGAGATTCAACAAATGTGGTGCGATGAAGTCAAATCTTTAATTCAAAATGAAGAATATGCTCTATGGAACCAGCCTGATATCACTTTGCAACAGCTTGTCATCGACTATGGATCTTCTGATTTTATCTATCTTATTCCTCCTGAAATTGGAGGGATGCGTATTAGCATAAACTCTAATCTACCCATTCCACGCGAATCATGGAGTGAATGTCTAGAATTAATTCTTGCACAGTCTGGCATTGGCTTTCGTCAACTTAATCCCTATCTAAGAGAACTCTATGTCATGCGCAATGATCCTGGAGGAATCAAAGCGATGATTGATACCACTGATCAATTGAATTTCTACTCCCCACTTTCTCGTATCTGTTTCTTATTAACTCCAAATACAATGGATCCTCGTGGAGATTTGCTTTTCTTACGTCAATTTTCGAATCCTATAACCACAAAAATCGAAATTATTGGAGGGAAAATCTTTATCACTGGCTCAGTTGAAACAATCCAAGAACTTTTAAAGCTTTATACTTTTTCAAAATCAAGAAACTTAGGGCAAGATTTTCAATTTGTTTCCTTATCAAAAATCAATGCTAAAGAAATGGAATTGATCTTAAACTCTGCTTTTCATGATGGAAAAATTTCAACAGAAAGCTCAACACTCAGAGTCATTACTCTTAATAGTCTCTCACAATCTCTCTTTTTAAGTGGAAATGAAGAAGATCTAAAAAAAGCCATTGATCTCATTCGAGATGTTGAATCCCAAATCGGAGATCCTCAGGCAAAAACTGTGTTTTGGTATACAACTAAACATTCTCAAGCTGAAGAACTAGCCAGCGTTCTAGCACAAATCTATAATCTTCTACTAGACCAAAATCTTTCTTTAAACAGAAAAAAGGAAGGAAGTGAAGAACTTAGCCATAAAAGAGAAAAAAATGAGATGCTCGTTACTCATACTCTCTCTAGTCAAGAAGGAGAAGCACGCGTATCTCATAAAACAGCTGATGGATGCAATAACTTCATCGTCGACCCTAAAACCGGAGCAATTATTATGGTCGTTGAACAAGAGGCACTTCCTAAAATCAAAGAACTGTTAAAAAAACTAGATGTGCCAAAAAAAATGGTCCAAATTGAAGTGCTTCTTTTAGAAAAAAAAGTTTCGAATAGCAATAAATCTGGTCTTAATCTTTTACGCCTTGGATCAGAAGCTACTCAAACTAATTCAAAGAATATTAAATGGAATATAGGACCGGTAGGAGGAATTTTTGAATTCTTAATTTCTCGGCAAAAAGGCTCAGGACTTCCTGCTTATGATCTAGCTTATCAATTTCTCCTAGGTCAAGAAGATGTGCAAATTAATGCCAGCCCTTCAGTAACAACAATAAATCAAACTCCTGCTACCATTGCAATAGTTGAAGAAATTTCCATTGATGGAGGAGCAGATAGTAATCAAAATAATATTTATCACCGTGCACAGTATGGGATTACGATGGAGATCACTCCAACCATTAATACAGACGAAAGTGAAGAAAGTGAAGATTTCATTACACTAGATACTGATATTACCTTTGATACAACAAGAAATAATACAAACCATCGACCAGATGTGACTCGCCGTCATATTAAAAATCATGTCCGTATTGCAGATGGTCAAACTGTAATTCTAGGAGGTTTGCGAAGAAAAAACTCTCAAGAAATGAAAGAAAGTATTCCTTTTCTTGGTGAAATTCCTGGAATTGGAAAACTTTTTAGTCATACCGATATTCATGATAGCCACTCCGAAATGTTCATCTTTATTACACCAAAAATTATTGCAGATCCTATAAAAGATGGAGAAAAATTACGTCTACAAACATTAAAAGCACGTCCTGGTGATCTCCCTGAATTTTTACATGAACTCTTAGAAGCACAGAAAAGAGAAAAAAAACACCTTTTTGAAGGAAGTCTTACTGCTCTTTTTGGCCGGCGAGAGACAAAAAATTTAGATAATATGAAGAATCGATACCGAACAGGAGAATATAATGGTCGTTGA
- a CDS encoding EscT/YscT/HrcT family type III secretion system export apparatus protein has protein sequence MSSPTDTYLSIILSRPLDQVWNIFLLGLARIVPIIAIAPFYGGKMIGDVVKIGLGVFITLVFLPFLILTNPASFSRDCHFLLLMIKEVMIGALMGFFIAIPFYYAQGAGALIDHQRGSQSLQIMDPTSQTQTSPIGKLYNDMLLVLFFAIGGPILFFDGLFTSFSLIPFNAFFPPHFFDIQHPFWITMTGVITTVVKIGLQLSAPSLIGMLLSDLFLGIANRMAPQVQISFLLWSFKAFIGVAMLFLAWWLVIKQFDIQTTNWLKIYSNFVKEI, from the coding sequence ATGTCTTCTCCTACAGACACATATCTCTCCATCATTTTAAGTCGACCTCTTGATCAAGTCTGGAATATTTTTCTACTCGGGCTCGCTCGCATTGTTCCAATCATCGCAATTGCTCCTTTTTATGGTGGAAAGATGATTGGAGATGTCGTGAAAATTGGGTTAGGTGTCTTTATTACACTTGTCTTTCTTCCTTTTTTAATTCTTACCAATCCTGCCTCATTTTCTAGAGATTGTCATTTTCTACTCCTCATGATCAAAGAGGTCATGATCGGTGCATTGATGGGGTTTTTTATTGCCATTCCTTTCTATTATGCACAAGGTGCTGGAGCCCTGATTGATCATCAAAGAGGGAGCCAAAGTTTACAAATCATGGATCCAACATCACAAACCCAAACTTCACCGATAGGGAAACTCTACAACGACATGTTACTTGTGTTATTTTTTGCGATTGGTGGTCCAATCTTATTTTTTGATGGACTATTCACTTCCTTCTCGCTTATTCCCTTTAACGCCTTCTTTCCTCCACATTTTTTTGATATTCAACACCCCTTTTGGATTACAATGACTGGTGTGATCACAACTGTGGTAAAAATCGGACTCCAACTCAGTGCCCCCTCTCTCATCGGTATGCTACTGTCTGATCTATTTCTTGGAATTGCGAATAGGATGGCCCCCCAAGTGCAAATTTCCTTTCTTTTGTGGTCATTCAAAGCTTTTATTGGAGTAGCAATGTTATTTCTTGCTTGGTGGCTTGTGATCAAACAATTTGATATACAAACAACAAATTGGCTGAAAATTTACTCAAATTTTGTTAAAGAAATTTAG
- the sctS gene encoding type III secretion system export apparatus subunit SctS: MLALTFRSIIFEYSYQSLLLILIISGPPILFASIIGIFIAVFQAATQIQEQTLSFAIKMVAVMGTVILMGGWLSGLVYQFAAQIFRNFHKWT; this comes from the coding sequence ATGTTAGCGCTCACTTTCCGTTCGATTATTTTTGAATATTCTTACCAATCTCTGCTATTAATTTTAATTATATCAGGGCCGCCTATTCTTTTTGCTTCAATTATTGGAATTTTTATTGCAGTGTTCCAAGCAGCTACCCAAATTCAAGAACAAACCTTATCATTTGCTATTAAAATGGTGGCAGTGATGGGAACTGTGATCTTGATGGGAGGTTGGCTCAGTGGATTAGTTTATCAATTTGCTGCACAGATTTTCCGAAATTTCCATAAATGGACCTAA